tggatgggagaccaacaaggaagtccagggtcgctacgcagaggcaggcaatggcaaaccacctctgcttcttgccttgaaatccccatgaggggtctccataaattggttgagatttgacagcactttccacctccagATTGCTTTAAAGGAAAACAGGTCATTTAAAGGACAGCTATATATTTGGCAAACACTTTTATTATCTTCTGCGATGACTCCTGGTCATACACTGATTGACAGTttgttgggggggaaatcagtccAGCACCACAAGAGCGAGCTCTCTGCAGAGCATTTGGGGGGAAACCAGGGGGGGAGAATCCCCGTCACTCCTGCCCTGCCGTTTTGGCCACCTCTTGATAAAAGCTGGAGGCCATGCCGGGCTCCACCTCCTCCAGCCGCCTCACAAACTCGTTGCGCTCGGACTCCGACCAGCCCCGGAACCACTGGTCCCAGAGGCGCATCTGGCACTCGAAGATGGACGGGGGCTTCCTGGGCTCCATGCTGAGTCCCGCCAGCCCTTCCAGGAGAGGGAGCACCTTGCAGGGCACAGCCTTGTCCACCAGGTCATGCAGGAAGCGCTCCCGTTGAGCTGGGGCCCAGCCAGATAGCCAGTGCAAGAGGCAGCGGATCTCCTGAGCGGTCACGTACGACAGGGGCAGTGGCTCGGCCATCCTGCAAGAAGCAGCGGAGAAACATGGGCAGGGGTCtggggagaagcaggggaagGGACTGAGTGGGGTTACCTTGGAA
This genomic window from Euleptes europaea isolate rEulEur1 chromosome 18, rEulEur1.hap1, whole genome shotgun sequence contains:
- the C18H14orf119 gene encoding uncharacterized protein C14orf119 homolog; protein product: MAEPLPLSYVTAQEIRCLLHWLSGWAPAQRERFLHDLVDKAVPCKVLPLLEGLAGLSMEPRKPPSIFECQMRLWDQWFRGWSESERNEFVRRLEEVEPGMASSFYQEVAKTAGQE